GCTCCATTCTGCAGACCTTTGGTCTATGGTCCATTATCATGTGAAGAATCAACAAGCAGCACGGTGCCAATAAATTGCCAAAGCAGGCAAATATTAGCAAAGAAAAGTATTTaatcaatatattttaaaggaATTATGAATAAAACCCTTAAAAACGTTTAAAGGAATAAGGTTAAAGTAAAGACGagagaaaaaagacattaaattTATTGATTGAAATGCATAGATTAAAGTTTCTGCATTTAATAATGGTAGAAAATGAAGGGTAAAATCCATTGATTGTTTTGACCTCGAAGGTCCGTGGAAGGCTTGTTGCAACAGCATACGATGATATTTTAGACATCAGCGTGTTTCCAAATCTGTGGCAACTGTTCCGGAAAGCTGCTCTCCTAATTTGACAAAACAATGCCCACATGGTGCAAAATGAGGTCCATGAAGAAATGCTTTTTTGCATGATTAATTTGGAGGAACTTGTCCGGCGTGCACCGAACCCTGACCTTCGCCCCTTCAAACACCTTTAGGGATAAACAAGAGAGTTGGCTGAGAGAGTTACCAAATCATTACTGGCCAATTCACTACGGCTGAATCATGGACTGAATATAAAAAAGTGGACATAACCACAGTGATGTCAGCCATGGGTTTATGGACTACTGTTTGAAGCCTCAAGTTTGTCATAATGGCCGAAGCTGTGTTCACTTATAACCAATAAAGGCAACATTTGGATGAGACTTGAGAGGCACTAGTGGTTGGCGCATTCTGAGCTATCCAAGCTGTACAGTCTGTGCCTGGTGGCTTCTACATCCGCTTGCCATTAAGATCATTAACAACAGTTTTTGTTACAGAATGAGATTCATAACTTGTAACTTCAAGCCTTGCAATTGCTATGAAGTTGAACTTGAAATACTTAGCCCTAAGGGGATTGACTTGCCTTTGGAATCAGCCTCTAGCGGTGcatcaaagaactgcagttttttttacccTTCACAGCATTTCAGCTGAGGTTGCCACTTAACCTGAATGGCTTGAatgtctgcaggaaaaaaaaaaatcttttggcAAGCCTTTCAAGAAAGCCGAGGTCACAGTTAAGGACAAGATGACAAACAAGGATATGGATAACGTTTTCTTTCCTGGCAGCTGTTATTTATCTATAGGGCATATATGTATCTAACTTGCaagagagattggggaatgtgtttgtgactttaaaatgaaaagaagcTCAAGTTTAAACttgaaatcaatcaatcagaggACTAAATCTGATCTGgctttttcaaaaagttaaagaaTTTTGAGCCCCCTTTCTCCTTAATCTCCTTAATAGCAACGcatctgtgaatgtgtgtgtgtctttaaagcAACACATGAGATATgaatgggggtggggggggtagGGGGGGTTTGGTtgtgtgaaatgtgaaacagaTGTTTCGTAGTAACTGATGTCAACATCTTTATGCTGCACAGAAAAGTGGTGTGTATGGAATACCTCATTCGGGGGAAGGCTTCCCATAAACACCTGTTTTGTTCCGGGTAATATCTCTCGTCATGGTGAAGAAATGATGGCCTCagtgaaaggaggagagagagaaacacagagagaagggaatacggggaggagggggggggggggggttcaccTCCATTCCCCTCCGTCTGTGAAAGAGAAGAGCTCATGTGGGATGAACACATTCGTTTATTCATTCGGCCCGTCTATTTTCAGCACAGTGGGTTTATGGTTATTGGAAAGGCGTTGCCGCCTCGCTCCTTCCCAGAAGGAGTCAatatttctccctctccttcatttctctctctctctctgcctctttttctCTAATTCAATATTTTCTCCAAAACAACACTCAACCCCCTACAACATAAGCAAGGAATGCTGGGAGGCGTttgagagaaacaaaacactCAAGCAGAGActcagagaacacacacacacacacacacacacacacacacacacacacaaactctgagGTAACAGTGCCAACAGTGATCCCGGAAAAACTCCTGCTCAGGAAGTCTCCCACTTTCTCCGTCTTATCACACGTATTCATCAATGCCCTGTCTATCTCACAGACGcatctttatctctctctgttcaCGGCTTGCGGGACTCTTGAGATCGACTGTGGCCTTTTTACGATGCTGATGTTTGCTAATGACTTTTAATGATGACTTGTTATGGCTCATAAAACCTGCCTCTGTTACTGGCAGTATGAACTTTAACTACAGCACGGTGCGGTCCTGATAACACACACTGGGACTTTTATCGGGTGATTAAAATCAGACAAGACAGCATAAGCATGCACATGAGTGGGAAATGTGTGtaaggggagggagggagggagggggagggagggggggggggggggggttgctggTGTTGTGAATCTTGTTGTAGTGGGAATTTGTgggtcagagagaaaaaaaactgtcagggggaggagggggttgaTATGTAATGAGTGAATCTCCCTTGTAGTCTAATCTCTGCCTGTGGTAGATAAACTCCCACAAGCCTTCACCTCTAAATATTGACTTAGACCCAGAGGCATGAGGGAGCCGGGGCTTTATTGCAGATAGAAATAGAGGGTACGTCTGGATTAAGCCAGTCCAGTTTGGGCCTGAGCTCATTGCCCCATTTTTGTTTGAGTATATATATGAATGTgtaatgggggaggggggttgcaAATGTGTTTTCACCTCCGTTCTTGCTCACAGCAGCAGTAAAATGAACGCATGATTGGTGACAGGCACGGTAGAATTAGCTCTACAGCTGTGTGCGGGGATGAAAGGTCAAGCCCAAACTGGTTTGTGCCCCCTGAAGAATCTGAGGGTGTGACAGTTATTTCAGAGCACTTGTGACCACAGTTTAGCGTAAACACATCGTACACACTCACAGTGCTGGCAGAGGAGCAGACAAGATACACGCAGATCACAGAGACATTGAGAAAGGCACAGCTCACTTAATGCATGAGACACATTTTGAATGAAACTAAAGTAGACGAAGATTTCTAAAAGGGCCATAATAAAAGTGCAAAGTGATCCCGTCTCCATCACAGATGAGAGAAACgcatgaaattgtttttttaatgacgtCGTCTACTGTgggactttttcttttatttgattaaatctCTAAACTCGCTCTGCACAAATCGGAACAAGgttacatacaaacataaactTCTTCAGAGTAATCACAAGTTGATACCAAAGAAGACACAATCATGTTTTATCAATATAACCTCatcaataatgtgtttttatgttatttttttttacagtgtccACCTGAagatgatttacttttttttgttttaatcaaatgAAGTCTAGGTCAACACCAGGCTGCAGAACTATAACATATGTTTATATAATTGGTTAAAGCTGTAGTCATTTTAGTAGGCCAATTTGTATTTTATCTgagagtaaaataaaacagaatatgtTGTAAGAGTTATGTTTCAAACACAAGCTCAATTTGCGAGGAAGTAATTGACTAAATTGTTTTTCATAGGCTATGCAGGCTTATTATTAGCTTTGTTTGGGCAAATAGCACCACCTTGAGGTCCACGCTGCTCAGCGCATGTTGACAGGGTGATAGGTAATCGATTAACATTCCTTGCAGTGAATTATTACCGATTATGCGAGAACGATCCAAAGTTCAATGTAAACAACGCTGAGCTGCGTGTTCGTAAGAGGAGCGTCATGTCCCTGAAGACACTTTGCGGCAGGTTTTTGTTCAGACTTCATGAACATGGTGTCACCGCTTCGAGAGGGGCTGCAGTGCTGGGACGGAGCTCTACGAGGGGGTATTACAACACCAAGACACCCAGGTGTACAGATGGGGCGGCCCGGGTCCGGGTGGTGGACCTCCGCAGCGACACGGTGACAAAGCCGGGGCCAGCGATGAGGCAGGCCATAGCGGAGGCCGTGGTCGGCGATGACGTCATGGCAGAAGATCCGACTGTCAATGGTTAGACTGGAACAGTTACTACTACCAAAGAGAGAATTAGGTCCACATCAGGAGATAGCTTATAAAAGCAGATTTTAAGTAACTTACAATATTGAGGTTGCTTGACAGACAATGATGAAGAATCTGTGTATGTATCAGAACTAGGTATTGTTAAACAAAATGTGTTGATAATGTCTTATGATAAAAGTTACCCTGAAGCAAAGTCTGGTCAGAGGGAGTTATGTTGCCCTGAATGTCAGCACTAGTGTGAACTTGACTGTTGCTGCTTTGTTtatgtccatggttaccacagagcagctacACAGTTTTGTTTAGgccaacatttatttttatgacatACCTGATAGATGACAGCAAGACAGAGAGTAGTCCTGAAGTGTGGTCTTGAAATTGTTCTGTGAAAAATTAACCACATGTTATAATAATgttcagggatgggcaactttggtcacagcaagggccacattcgtTTAATTCTCACCGCCAGAGGGCCACAtcgtaggatacaaaaacgattacagtcaattatgtctcaaatttaaccagtgatcaaatattattatggacatattttttggttttcatgatttcatggtagattttgtcatgttttcttcatgtttacaattaattgatatgtcaaaattgacctgagggccacgttgagggttaatgggggccgccagttgcccacccctgataaTGTTCATGTTTATCAAATAGCTGATGATGGTGAACATAAATACTTGCAATTAAATGCTACATATTTGAAAATGTCTGCAGAGTTACAGAAAATAGCGGCCGACATGTTTGGTATGGAGTCTGCGCTGTTCGTTCCCACTGGCACCATGAGTAATCTCATCGCAGGTGAGCTGAGCATTTAAAGAGCGGGGTGtgaatctatttttttatgAGGTCAGGGTGGTCCTAAATGTGCACGCGTTTCATTATGTAGTGATGGTGCACTGCAGGGAGCGGGGAGACGAGATGATTGTTGGTGATCTGTCCCATTTGCACATCTATGAGCAAGGAGGGAGCGCACAGGTGAGTGTCATCAGAGCAgcgtacacacacactggtcAGGTCATCGTCTGATCTGCATTcactgtggttttttttgttgttgccacaGCTGGCTGGTGTCCATGCCACCACGGTGACCACGCTCCCTGATGGAACATTTGACTTGGAGCAGTTAGAATCCAAGATCCGCCACGGTTACCCCGACCCGCACTACCCCCGCTCACGCCTCATATGTGTGGAGAACACACATAACATACAGGGAGGACGTGTGCTGCCTCTGACCTTCCTGCAGGAGGTGTGTTTGtcgatctttttttttttagccaagtTCATACAGATGGAAAAGGCGTTTGAGTGTCAACATGCGAAAGAAGCTGTCTAATTTCATGACATGTTTCATCATCTTTGGTTGGTTTGTTTCCATCTCCAAGGTCCGTGCTCTGGCAGATAGATATGGTCTGTCCGTTCACATGGATGGAGCCAGAGTGATGAACGCTGCTGTGGCCCAGGGAGTGCCTCCATCCACCatactgcagcacacacacaccgtcagTGTTTGCCTCTCCAAGGTGCAACACCAAAACGATGAACCGCACACTCAGAATACACCAGATGTGGAGATTGATTTGCATTTATTTCTAAAGTCAATATGTTAGCAGAGGCAGACCCCAGAGACAAGTAAACCTTTCTAAAGTCAAAATACATCATGTTTCTTTACAGGGTTTGGGTTCCCCTGTGGGGACCATGCTGGCTGGACCAAAAGACTTCATATCCCATGCGGTCCGGTGCCGTAAAGCCCTTGGTGGAGGGATGCGACAGGCTGGTATTCTTGCAGCAGCTGGAAAACTGTCTTTACTTGAGATGATTGGACGACTGGAGGAGGATCACTGCAATACAAAAACCTTTGCTCAAGGTGAGTAACTCTGCCATCCCCACAACTGAAGAATTTAGCTGCCAGATATGAAAAAACATATAACAGCAACCTTTGCAAACTTCAGTTACACTACTCAGATCAACActggaaacaaagaagaaatatttcccaatatatatttaattattctacaattcacttagcagacgcttttattcacagcaacgtacatcagagagtaagtacaacacaagcaaggatctagaaaaaagggaacaatgtcggTGAGTGCAAACCATCAGCTAAGAGTCAAAttggacacacagctgctgacaggcattgcacagaggcaaagcacaacagtgacgctgttcttgagagctcatcattaaggtcgtaggtgttcatgaaagagctgggtctttagctttttcttaaaggtgcagagggaatTTGccgatcgaatggagtttggaagtttgttccaccaccgggggcaacagaggagaagagtctagttagcgtCTTAGGACcatgttgtgaaggttggatcagacgcctttcattggcagagcgtagagggcgggggggagtgtagacctggattatagagtataggtaaggaggagacgtttttttgtcgctgttttgtaagtgagcagcagaggTTTAAattgggagccagtgtaaggagatgaacagcggagtgacatgtgctcttttaggtaGTTTGAAGACCAgtcctgctgctgcattttgtatcatctgcaggggattgatagtgcatgtaggaagacctgccattAGAGAGTTGCAGTTGTcaatgcgtgatatcacaagagcctgtatcaggagctgtgtagcatgttctgacaggtaaggtctgatcttccagATGTTGTACAGGGAAAATCGACATGACCAGGCAATCGTGGCCACTTGAACCTTTTAaatgttagctggtcatcaatcatgacacccaggttccaggTAGTGTCGaggaaattactaagacttgactccacacaATAAGACTCGGATGattcagatggcttacgttgatgaaagtttatataaaaatactcatgaggagacatgagTCAACATCACACTcctgtactcgtgtcttgctcaaccACATCTGCCGAACATTTCGAAGGCATTGCATATATCCCaaaagacattttcattatCAGGGTCATagtgacccacctagactaatctGTGACGTCAATTACACTGGAACAGACattaagtctaccaaacatccttgcagatatcaggaaaaacagttgacactctctaagctgtacttggtgttctaataacagctgaactctatcaggtctgactgacattagagaacagtgactAAACCTAATTAtgtctgtacattataatctaaataactacagaagtTCCGCCACAGgtagactttgtgggcatgagtttggttgttccaagctggatattgatctgtggttgcatagagggactggctgggatgacaaggagctcagtctttgaaaggttgagttgaaggtgccgttcattcatccatttataGATGTCAGCAAGGCATGACCAGATTCTTGCTGAGACTGTAACATGGTCTggtgggaatgacaggaagagctgggtatcgtcagcatagcagtggtatgacaagccatgagagcggattattgaaccaagtgagcttgtgtatatggagaagagaaggggaccaataATTGACCCTTggggtacccctgtggataaactATGCACTTctgacacttctcccttccaagACACTCGAAAAGATCgtcagatcctgagatgccaagttcagagagcgtgaATAAGAGGATTTGATGGTTAACTGTGTCAACGACAGCAATAAAAGGATGTTCTATGTCAACGTGAAGATATGACAATGCAAGGCAATGGAAATAATTCACAGacatacattttaacatttttaaagttataaaaagTAAGTGGacagaaaatgttaaacatccaaattaaaaacttttctttgtTGATTGTAAATGAATTCACTTGGCCCACCTGCAGTTCTGTCAGAGCCAACCATTAGACCGCGGCTTTAACATGGGTATCACTGGAGTAGCTCATATTACTGTCCATGAAAATCGCATCATTAAATAACTACCTGCTCTCTTAGTCCCATGCCTAACTCATTTGCTCTTTGTCATCCCTCTCCTAGCATTGATTGACTGTGACCCTCCCCTTTTCAATGTCGATATGGCTGCAGTGGAGACAAACATCCTGCGTTTCCGCCTACAGGAGCCCACCTTTAGCCCCTCTGAGTTCTGTGAGCGCATGGGCCAAGTTGACGAGGGAGAGGAGGCCGCGCTTGGACAGGGCATTATAGTTCTCATGTACCCTCATTATGGAAACTCAGTTCGTGCTGTGTGGCATCTTGGAATTTCCCCTGAAGATACACAGCTGGCCATCCAGAAAATGCAATTTGTGGCTTCTCAGTTCTTGAAGGAGAAGCTCCGGGCACAGTGAATACTGATAGCTTCCAAGATGTCTACTGGGACTGATAAGAA
The genomic region above belongs to Labrus bergylta chromosome 21, fLabBer1.1, whole genome shotgun sequence and contains:
- the tha1 gene encoding threonine aldolase 1, with amino-acid sequence MSLKTLCGRFLFRLHEHGVTASRGAAVLGRSSTRGYYNTKTPRCTDGAARVRVVDLRSDTVTKPGPAMRQAIAEAVVGDDVMAEDPTVNELQKIAADMFGMESALFVPTGTMSNLIAVMVHCRERGDEMIVGDLSHLHIYEQGGSAQLAGVHATTVTTLPDGTFDLEQLESKIRHGYPDPHYPRSRLICVENTHNIQGGRVLPLTFLQEVRALADRYGLSVHMDGARVMNAAVAQGVPPSTILQHTHTVSVCLSKGLGSPVGTMLAGPKDFISHAVRCRKALGGGMRQAGILAAAGKLSLLEMIGRLEEDHCNTKTFAQALIDCDPPLFNVDMAAVETNILRFRLQEPTFSPSEFCERMGQVDEGEEAALGQGIIVLMYPHYGNSVRAVWHLGISPEDTQLAIQKMQFVASQFLKEKLRAQ